Genomic window (Verrucomicrobiia bacterium):
CTCGAAAGCGACCTGTTCGGACACACGAAGGGCGCCTTCACCGGGGCGGTGAAGGATCACTGGGGCAAAGTCCGGGCCGCCGAAGGCGGCACGCTGTTCCTCGACGAAATCGGCGACCTCCCTGTCGAGATCCAACCGAAACTCCTGCGCCTCCTCCAGGAACGTGAGTACGAGCGCCTCGGCGAAAACGTCACCCGCCAGGCCCGGGTCCGTGTCATCGCCGCCACCAATCGCGACCTGAAACAGCGCGTCGCCGAGGGCCACTTCCGCGAGGACCTCTTCTTCCGCCTCAATGTCATCTCGGTCACCATGCCGCCGCTTCGGGCGCGTCAGGAGGACATCGTGCGTTTCGCCGGGCACTACCTGCGCCATTTCGCCGCCCAGTGCGGACGCCGGTTCGAAGGCTTCTCCGACGATGCAAGGGCCGAACTGATGAGGTACCCTTGGCCCGGCAACCTGCGCGAACTGCGCAACGCCATCGAGCGGGCCGCCATCCTCGCCCGCGGACAAACCGTCCACCTCGCGGACCTCCCCCTGGAACTGCGCGCTCCCGTCGAACCCGGTGCAGAAGCCGGTCCGGTGGACACCGACGAGATCCTCTCTCTCGACCGCCTCGAGGAGCGGGCCATCCGGCGGGCGCTGAAGCGGGCCTCGAGCCTGGCCCAGGCCGCCCAGTGGCTCGGCATCGACCAGGCCACCCTCTACCGGAAACGCAAGAAGCTGGGCCTGTCGGGGTCAGATCTGTGAATTTGACATTTGGGCGCGCCCCCCCCCCCCGCGGGACCCTGCCCCATTTGTCAAAATCAGAGATGCGACCCCGCGGCCTTCAGATCAGGGTGCGATGCGTTCGCTCAACCATTTCCGGGCGCGATCGAGCCGCTCGCTCAAGCCATCGTAGGCGTTCACCGCACCCGTCCGGACTGCCTCCCACGACTCCTCGGTCGCGCTTTCCACGTTGTCCAGCATGCCTCGCAACGCCGAGGCCCTCGTGTCGATGTCCTCAAGGATCTCCTGGGACTCCTCCCGAACGTTGGCGCCGGCCCGCTCCGCCGACTCCGCAAGTTCGGCAAACCTGCGCTCCAGGGCCTGGACCTTGATCCGCATGGCTTCCACGAACTCCTGCTTTCGGGTGTAGGCGAATTCGCCGGTGGCGCTGAACGCCTCCTGGTATTGTCGCTGCACCTCGCCCGCCGTCGGCGAGGCCTGCGACCGATCCACGGCAGGAGGCGGCGAAGCATCGTCCTCCAAGCCGCAGCCTGCGGCCAGAACGAGTCCCGTCAGGACGGCACTCGCAGCGATCCATCGTCGGACACGGCGTCGCTGGGGATGGTGGTTGGGGCTCATGGGAAGGACTGGCTTGGGAAGCATGGTTTTCACGGGTAGTGGGTAGGAAGGTTGAGGTGGGTCGCGGGTCAGGCATTCCGCCGGATCAGCGACACGAGGAAAAAGACGAGGAAGATGACGAAGAGGATCTGCGCGATTCCGGCGGCGGCGCCGGCAATGCCGGTAAAGCCCAAGGCTCCAGCGATCAAGGCAAGAACCAGGAAGGTCAGCGTCCAGTGCAACATAAGGGTCCTTTCTTTCGGGTTGTCTTGGTACGGCGCTCCGGGTCCAACCGGAATCCGCACAATCTCCCGGTGCAAAGTTCGTGCCCAACCCGGTCTGGGGCCTAACCCGTTGCCGTTGCGGCCCCCTCCCCGTCGGAGATCCGGATCGCACCGTGGCGACCTGCCCGACCCACCGTCAGCCTTCGTGCATCCTGCAAGATCCCGACATGGGGATTCTGAAGAGCCCTGTTCCGACGACGACCTGCAACATCCGGGCGTCGCGTGGCTACAAGTCGGCCATGGCGTCGGCTTGCCATGATCGACCGACAGGTTCACAAGAAGGCGATGCATCAGATGGACGCCACCAGCGCGAACGGCGAACGGACGCTCACTTCGAGAATGGATCACGAGCTGTCGCCCGGAAGACCCGGGCCTCCCGGACCGGGGAAGGAGCGCAGGGAAGCGGCCCCATTCGCGGCTGCCGGCGAATCCCAGGGCGCGCAAACCGCCGTCCCAAGGAATCCGCGCATCCTGTGCGTGGATGATGACGAAGCGATCGTCTTCATCACCTCGAGGGTGCTGGAACGGCTGGGATACCAGGTGACAGGCCTGTTGAACGCCCAGGTGGCGCTGCAGCAGTTCGAGGCGAGTCCGGACGCCTTCGATGTGGTGGTCACCGACCTGTCGATGCCCGGATTGTCCGGCATCGAACTGGCCTCGGAATTGAGGCGCATCCGGCCGGACGTGCCCATGGTGCTGACCTCCGGCTGCATCCGCCCCGAGGACCTGGAAATGGCAACCCGACTGGGGCGGACCGAGGTGGTCGGCAAACCGAGCCCTCCGGAGGAACTGGACGCCGTTCTCCGGAGGTTGCTGGAAAGCCGGTAGGGCCGCCGCCTACTGGATCACCAGGTCTTTCCGGATGGCATACTTCTCGATGCGTTTGCGGAGCGTGGCGCGGGTGATGCCCAGCATCCGGGCGGCCTGCACCTGATTGCCGCGGGTCTCCTTGAGCGCCTCGATCACCAGTTCGCGCTCGACGGCAGGCAGGACCTTCATGCCCGGGCGCGTACGGGCCCATCGGAAGAGCCCCTGGATGAGCGGCAGCAGCTCCTTTTCGGTCTCCGGCACCGTCGGGGCCTCAACGGCGGCGGTCGGGACCGGGGATGCGGGTTCAACAGCGGCCAGAATGCCGGGCATCGGTGCGGAGGGGCCGATGACTTCGGGAGGCAGATCGCGGGGCAGGATGGTGTCGCCAGTGGCCACCACCGAGGCGCGACGGAGGGCGTTTTCGAGTTCGCGGACATTGCCCGGCCATGGGTGAGCCTCAAGGGCACGCAAGGCATCCGCCACGATGGCCTTGGCGGGACGGCCGGATTCGCGGGCGAAGCGCCGGAGGAAGTAATCCACCAGCAGCGGGATGTCGTCGCGGCGTTCCCGGAGGGGCGGCAGCGGGATCCGCACGACATTCAGGCGGTAGAAGAGGTCTTCGCGGAAAGCGCGGGCCGCCACCGCCTGTTCGAGGGGTTTGTTGGTCGCGGCGATCACCTGGACATCCACCTGGACGGTCTCGTTGCCGCCCACCCGTTCGAAGGTGCCCGACTGGAGCACGCGCAGGATCTTGGTCTGGGTGGCCAGCGGCATATCACCGATCTCATCGAGGAAGAGCGTGCCGCGGTGGCATTGCTCAAATTTCCCGATTCGCTGCTGGGTGGCGCCGGTGAAGGCGCCCTTCTCGTGGCCGAACAGTTCGCTCTCGAGAAGGTTTTCCGGGATGGCCGCACAGTTGATGGCCACGAACGGCTGCCGCGCACGGGATCCGTGGCTGTAGATGGCGCGCGCCACGAGTTCCTTGCCGGTGCCGCTCTCGCCGGTGATCAGCGCGGTGGCAGAGGACGCCGAAAGTTGCCCGATCAGCTTGAAGACCCGCTGCATCGCCGGGCTGCGGCCCACGATGCCGAGTTCATAGTCGGCCGACTCAAGGAGCGGCTCGACGCTCACCACGGCCTTCATCTGGCGCGCGGCACGCAAGGCCCCGGCGATCAATTCCTTGAGCTTCGGGATGTCGGGCGGCTTGAGCAGGTAATCGTAGGCCCCCAGCTTCATCGCCTCGATGGCCGTCTGGGTCGTGCCGTAAGCCGTCATGATGATGACCGGCAGGCGCGCGTCGGCCTCGCGGATGCGGCGAAGCGTCTCCAGCCCGTTGAGGCCGGCCATGCGGACATCCATGATCACCAGGTCAGGATGGAGCTGCGGAATCAGTTCGAGAGCGGCCTCCCCACTTCCGCCGGTGTGAATCGCAAGGTCATCCCCTTCAAGAAGCCGCCGGAAGGCGTGCAGGATATCGGCGTCGTCGTCGATGATCAGCAACTTGTCCATGAAACGTCCATCGGGCCCGCACGATATATCCGGGCCCGTCCAAGGAAAGCGTTTTGGACCGGCCACCTTGGGGGTGCCGTGCATCCCGGAGTTGTGGAGAGAGGTGCGAACTGCGCGAAACGTCGCCTCGGAGGGCCGAATTCCAAGAGGCCAGACCTGTGGGTGACCCGAAAGGCACGGACTCGCGGCTCCAGGTCCCCTCAAGCCACGGCCTCAAGGCGGTTCGCAAGTCCGGTTAGGGCACGTCGAGGAGGCGCTGAAGCACCTCCGTCAGCACGCCCTCGACCTCGGGGGCGACATTGGAAGCCGGCGGGCTGGTCTCGTACCCGCCCTCGTCGTAGGCAATGGCCGTCCCGATGTATCCGGGTCCGTAGTCCCCGTACGCAGCCATGGCGACGAAA
Coding sequences:
- a CDS encoding response regulator, with protein sequence MDDDEAIVFITSRVLERLGYQVTGLLNAQVALQQFEASPDAFDVVVTDLSMPGLSGIELASELRRIRPDVPMVLTSGCIRPEDLEMATRLGRTEVVGKPSPPEELDAVLRRLLESR
- a CDS encoding DUF1328 domain-containing protein, which produces MLHWTLTFLVLALIAGALGFTGIAGAAAGIAQILFVIFLVFFLVSLIRRNA
- a CDS encoding sigma-54-dependent Fis family transcriptional regulator; translation: MDKLLIIDDDADILHAFRRLLEGDDLAIHTGGSGEAALELIPQLHPDLVIMDVRMAGLNGLETLRRIREADARLPVIIMTAYGTTQTAIEAMKLGAYDYLLKPPDIPKLKELIAGALRAARQMKAVVSVEPLLESADYELGIVGRSPAMQRVFKLIGQLSASSATALITGESGTGKELVARAIYSHGSRARQPFVAINCAAIPENLLESELFGHEKGAFTGATQQRIGKFEQCHRGTLFLDEIGDMPLATQTKILRVLQSGTFERVGGNETVQVDVQVIAATNKPLEQAVAARAFREDLFYRLNVVRIPLPPLRERRDDIPLLVDYFLRRFARESGRPAKAIVADALRALEAHPWPGNVRELENALRRASVVATGDTILPRDLPPEVIGPSAPMPGILAAVEPASPVPTAAVEAPTVPETEKELLPLIQGLFRWARTRPGMKVLPAVERELVIEALKETRGNQVQAARMLGITRATLRKRIEKYAIRKDLVIQ
- a CDS encoding sigma-54-dependent Fis family transcriptional regulator; translation: MDFLIVDDDPTFREGATLLVEEEGHYAEAVGSGEAALTRLREDRFEAVLLDLHLGAENGLDVLSDILRAHPGMPVVLCTAEGTVAPAVEAMRRGAVDYLEKPFRRDHLLTVVARLQRIGQLDQRIRRLEQEVSESRSGSPEPLFDFSTPAMREVMDVLSRAAPTPASILILGESGTGKGVVAREVHHQSDLRDRAFVTVSCPSLSRELLESDLFGHTKGAFTGAVKDHWGKVRAAEGGTLFLDEIGDLPVEIQPKLLRLLQEREYERLGENVTRQARVRVIAATNRDLKQRVAEGHFREDLFFRLNVISVTMPPLRARQEDIVRFAGHYLRHFAAQCGRRFEGFSDDARAELMRYPWPGNLRELRNAIERAAILARGQTVHLADLPLELRAPVEPGAEAGPVDTDEILSLDRLEERAIRRALKRASSLAQAAQWLGIDQATLYRKRKKLGLSGSDL